One window from the genome of Trabulsiella odontotermitis encodes:
- the nifJ gene encoding pyruvate:ferredoxin (flavodoxin) oxidoreductase, with the protein MITIDGNGAVASVAFRTSEVIAIYPITPSSTMAEQADAWAGNGLKNVWGDTPRVVEMQSEAGAIAAVHGALQTGALSTSFTSSQGLLLMIPTLYKLAGQLTPFVLHVAARTVATHALSIFGDHSDVMAVRQTGCAMLCASNVQEAQDFALISQIATLNSRVPFIHFFDGFRTSHEINKIIPLADDTLLSLMPQKAIDAHRARALNPEHPVIRGTSANPDTYFQSREATNPWYNAVCDHVTQAMDDFAAATGRQYKPFEYYGHPQAERVIIVMGSAIGTCEEVVDELLTRGENVGVLKVRLYRPFSAEHLLEALPASARAVAVLDRTKEPGAHAEPLYLDVMTALAEAFNRGERETLPRVIGGRYGLSSKEFGPECVLAVYQELSQAKPKPRFTVGIYDDVTNLSLPLPENTLPATAKLEALFYGLGSDGSVSATKNNIKIIGNSTPWYAQGYFVYDSKKAGGLTVSHLRVSEQPIRSAYLVSQADFVGCHQLQFIDKYQMAERLKPGGIFLLNTPYSADEAWARLPQDVQAVLNQKKARFYVVNAAKIARECGLAARINTVMQMAFFHLTQILPGDSALTELQGAIAKSYSSKGQDLVERNWQALALARESLAEVPLQPVNASSPYRPPVVSDAAPDFVKTVTAAMLAGLGDALPVSALPPDGTWPMGTTRWEKRNIAEEIPIWKEELCTQCNHCVAACPHSAIRAKVVPPEAMADAPASLHSLDVKSRDMRGQKYVLQVAPEDCTGCNLCVEVCPAKDRQDPDIKAINMMSRLEHVEEEKVNYDFFLDLPEIDRSSLERIDIRTSQLITPLFEYSGACSGCGETPYIKLLTQLYGDRMLIANATGCSSIYGGNLPSTPYTTDANGRGPAWANSLFEDNAEFGLGFRLTVDQHRQRVMRLLETFADKLPAELNDALHAEATPDVRREQVAALRQHLAGVEGAQELLTDADALVEKSIWLIGGDGWAYDIGFGGLDHVLSLTENVNILVLDTQCYSNTGGQASKATPLGAVTKFGEHGKRKARKDLGVSMMMYGHVYVAQISLGAQLNQTVKAIQEAEAYPGPSLIIAYSPCEEHGYDLALSHDQMRQLTATGFWPLYRFDPRRADEGKLPLALDSRPPSDALAETLMNEQRFRRLNAQQPEVADQLWKDAAADLQKRYDFLAQMAGKAEKASSE; encoded by the coding sequence ATGATCACAATTGACGGTAATGGCGCGGTCGCTTCGGTGGCGTTTCGTACCAGTGAAGTTATCGCCATCTACCCGATTACGCCCAGCTCAACGATGGCGGAACAGGCAGATGCCTGGGCAGGTAACGGGCTTAAGAATGTGTGGGGCGATACGCCTCGCGTGGTTGAGATGCAGTCAGAGGCTGGAGCCATCGCGGCGGTTCATGGCGCGCTGCAAACCGGGGCGCTTTCCACCTCCTTTACGTCATCCCAGGGCCTGCTGTTGATGATCCCGACGCTGTACAAGCTGGCGGGTCAGTTAACGCCGTTTGTATTGCACGTCGCGGCCCGCACAGTGGCGACGCATGCGCTGTCGATTTTTGGCGATCACTCCGACGTGATGGCGGTGCGCCAGACAGGTTGCGCGATGCTGTGCGCCAGTAACGTCCAGGAAGCGCAGGATTTTGCGCTGATCTCGCAGATAGCGACGCTCAACAGCCGCGTGCCATTCATTCATTTCTTTGATGGTTTCCGCACGTCTCACGAAATCAATAAAATCATTCCGCTGGCGGATGACACCCTGCTCAGCCTGATGCCGCAGAAGGCCATCGACGCGCATCGCGCTCGCGCGCTGAATCCGGAGCATCCGGTGATCCGCGGCACCTCCGCGAACCCGGACACCTACTTCCAGTCTCGCGAGGCGACTAACCCATGGTACAACGCGGTCTGCGATCACGTCACCCAGGCAATGGATGATTTCGCGGCCGCTACCGGTCGCCAGTACAAACCGTTTGAATATTACGGTCACCCGCAAGCAGAACGGGTGATCATCGTGATGGGTTCGGCCATCGGCACCTGCGAGGAAGTGGTGGATGAGCTGCTGACCCGCGGCGAAAACGTCGGCGTGCTGAAAGTTCGCCTCTATCGCCCCTTCTCTGCTGAACATCTGCTGGAGGCGTTGCCGGCGTCTGCCCGTGCGGTGGCGGTGCTCGACCGCACTAAAGAGCCTGGCGCGCATGCTGAACCGCTCTATCTCGATGTGATGACCGCGCTGGCGGAAGCCTTTAACCGTGGCGAACGCGAAACGCTGCCACGGGTGATCGGTGGTCGCTATGGTCTGTCGTCGAAAGAGTTTGGTCCGGAGTGTGTGCTGGCGGTGTATCAGGAGCTGAGCCAGGCGAAACCGAAACCGCGCTTTACCGTCGGGATCTATGACGACGTCACTAACCTCTCCCTGCCGCTGCCGGAAAATACCCTGCCCGCGACCGCGAAGCTGGAAGCGCTGTTTTATGGTCTCGGCAGTGATGGCAGTGTGTCAGCCACCAAAAACAACATCAAGATTATTGGCAACTCGACACCGTGGTACGCGCAAGGCTATTTCGTTTATGACTCTAAAAAAGCCGGTGGTCTGACGGTTTCGCATCTGCGCGTCAGCGAACAACCGATTCGCTCAGCGTATCTGGTTTCACAGGCCGATTTCGTTGGCTGCCATCAGTTGCAGTTTATCGATAAATACCAGATGGCCGAACGCCTTAAGCCCGGCGGGATCTTCCTGCTCAATACGCCGTACAGCGCCGATGAAGCCTGGGCGCGTCTGCCGCAGGACGTTCAGGCAGTGTTGAATCAGAAAAAAGCCCGCTTTTATGTGGTGAACGCGGCGAAAATCGCCCGTGAATGTGGCCTTGCTGCGCGCATTAACACCGTGATGCAGATGGCGTTTTTCCATTTGACGCAGATCCTGCCCGGCGACAGCGCGCTGACGGAACTGCAGGGCGCGATTGCAAAAAGCTACAGCAGCAAAGGTCAGGATCTCGTCGAGCGCAACTGGCAGGCGCTGGCGCTGGCTCGCGAATCCCTCGCTGAAGTGCCGCTGCAACCGGTGAACGCGTCCAGCCCGTATCGCCCGCCAGTGGTTTCCGACGCGGCGCCCGATTTCGTCAAAACCGTGACCGCTGCGATGTTGGCCGGGCTTGGCGATGCGTTACCCGTCTCCGCGCTGCCGCCGGACGGCACCTGGCCGATGGGCACCACCCGCTGGGAAAAACGCAACATCGCTGAAGAGATCCCCATCTGGAAAGAAGAACTGTGCACCCAGTGTAACCACTGCGTTGCCGCCTGCCCGCACTCGGCGATTCGCGCCAAAGTCGTGCCGCCGGAAGCGATGGCAGACGCGCCCGCCAGCCTGCACTCGCTGGATGTCAAATCCCGCGATATGCGCGGGCAGAAATATGTATTGCAGGTCGCGCCTGAAGACTGCACCGGTTGTAACCTGTGTGTTGAAGTCTGCCCGGCAAAAGACCGACAGGATCCTGACATCAAGGCCATTAATATGATGTCGCGCCTGGAACATGTGGAAGAAGAGAAAGTGAATTATGACTTCTTCCTCGACCTGCCGGAAATCGATCGCAGTTCGCTGGAACGCATTGATATCCGTACCTCGCAGCTCATCACCCCGCTGTTTGAATACTCCGGCGCCTGCTCTGGTTGCGGCGAAACGCCGTACATCAAACTGCTGACGCAGCTGTATGGCGACCGCATGCTGATTGCCAACGCCACCGGCTGCTCGTCGATCTACGGCGGTAATCTCCCTTCGACGCCGTACACTACTGATGCCAACGGGCGCGGTCCGGCGTGGGCCAACTCGCTGTTTGAAGACAACGCCGAATTTGGCCTCGGCTTCCGTCTGACGGTTGATCAGCATCGCCAGCGCGTGATGCGTCTGCTGGAGACCTTTGCCGACAAACTGCCCGCAGAACTGAACGACGCCCTGCACGCGGAGGCCACACCGGACGTGCGTCGTGAACAAGTTGCCGCGCTGCGCCAGCATCTGGCAGGTGTTGAAGGCGCACAGGAATTACTGACGGATGCCGACGCGCTGGTGGAAAAATCCATCTGGCTGATCGGCGGTGATGGCTGGGCATATGACATCGGCTTTGGCGGGCTGGATCACGTGTTAAGCCTGACCGAGAACGTCAACATCCTGGTACTGGATACCCAATGTTATTCCAATACCGGCGGCCAGGCCTCGAAAGCCACACCGCTCGGCGCAGTCACTAAATTTGGCGAACATGGCAAGCGCAAAGCGCGCAAAGATCTGGGCGTCAGCATGATGATGTACGGTCATGTGTATGTCGCGCAAATTTCGCTCGGCGCACAGCTCAACCAGACGGTGAAAGCGATTCAGGAGGCAGAAGCCTATCCGGGACCGTCGCTGATCATCGCTTACAGTCCGTGTGAAGAGCACGGCTATGACCTGGCGTTGAGTCACGATCAAATGCGCCAGTTAACTGCCACCGGCTTCTGGCCACTGTATCGCTTCGATCCGCGTCGGGCTGATGAAGGCAAGCTGCCACTGGCGCTGGATTCCCGCCCACCGTCAGACGCGCTGGCCGAAACGTTGATGAATGAGCAACGCTTCCGTCGTCTCAACGCACAGCAACCAGAAGTCGCAGATCAATTGTGGAAAGACGCCGCCGCTGATTTGCAGAAGCGTTATGACTTCCTGGCACAGATGGCAGGTAAAGCAGAAAAAGCATCGTCCGAGTAA
- the hlyE gene encoding hemolysin HlyE has translation MTDMTAGQTVEVVKTSIETADKALDLYNKYLDQVIPWNTFEDTVKELSRFKDQYSQAASVLVGDIKTLLMDSQDKYFEATQTVYEWCGVASQLLAAYISLFDEYNEKKATAQKDILIKVLDDGIKKLSDAQKSLLISSQSFNAASGKLLALDSQLTNDFSEKSSYFNSQVDKIRKEAYGGAAAGVVAGPFGLIVSYSIAAGVVEGKLIPELKKKLKSVQDFFVNLSKTVKQANTDIDSAKQKLITEIKAIGELKTETETTRFYVDYDDLMLSLLKDAARKMISTCNEYQTRHGKKSVNPGPIA, from the coding sequence ATGACTGACATGACTGCAGGGCAAACCGTAGAAGTCGTTAAAACATCCATTGAAACAGCAGACAAAGCATTAGATCTCTATAACAAATATTTAGATCAGGTTATACCATGGAATACGTTTGAAGATACAGTAAAGGAGCTTAGCCGTTTTAAGGATCAATATTCACAGGCCGCATCTGTTCTGGTAGGTGACATTAAAACTCTGCTGATGGATAGTCAGGACAAGTACTTTGAAGCAACGCAGACTGTGTATGAATGGTGTGGCGTCGCTTCACAATTGCTTGCTGCTTATATTTCATTATTTGATGAATATAATGAAAAAAAAGCCACCGCACAGAAAGATATTTTAATTAAAGTACTAGATGACGGCATCAAAAAACTCAGTGATGCGCAAAAATCGCTCCTGATAAGCTCCCAGAGCTTTAACGCTGCATCAGGAAAGCTGTTGGCGTTAGATAGTCAGTTAACCAATGATTTCTCTGAAAAAAGTAGCTATTTCAATTCTCAGGTCGATAAAATTCGTAAGGAAGCCTACGGCGGTGCAGCGGCTGGCGTTGTCGCAGGGCCCTTTGGATTAATCGTTTCCTATTCCATTGCCGCGGGTGTCGTAGAAGGTAAATTAATACCCGAGTTAAAGAAAAAGCTAAAATCCGTTCAGGATTTCTTTGTTAACTTATCTAAAACAGTCAAACAGGCGAATACCGATATCGATTCTGCTAAACAGAAGTTGATTACCGAGATAAAAGCCATTGGCGAGCTGAAAACTGAAACGGAAACCACACGGTTCTACGTCGACTATGATGACTTAATGCTGTCCTTATTAAAAGACGCGGCACGAAAAATGATTTCAACCTGCAACGAATACCAGACGCGGCATGGCAAGAAATCAGTTAATCCGGGGCCAATCGCCTGA
- a CDS encoding putative hemolysin — MRAAFLVGCAVLLLSACSNEPVQQATAAHVAPGMRAAMSDTGQANCAMVGGSLSVARQLDGSAIGMCALPNGKRCGEQALATGTCGNY, encoded by the coding sequence ATGCGTGCAGCTTTTTTAGTGGGATGTGCCGTGCTGTTGCTGTCGGCCTGTAGCAACGAACCCGTACAGCAGGCAACTGCCGCGCATGTCGCGCCAGGGATGCGAGCTGCGATGTCTGACACCGGACAGGCAAATTGCGCAATGGTCGGCGGTTCGTTGTCCGTTGCCCGTCAACTGGATGGCTCAGCGATCGGCATGTGCGCATTACCCAATGGCAAAAGATGCGGAGAGCAGGCTCTTGCCACCGGGACGTGCGGCAACTACTAA
- the hslJ gene encoding heat shock protein HslJ, whose product MNKTILLLAAGMLLAGCVNTSKVTVNASQLEHHRFVLESVNGKTIPAGKNPPELSFGEKMHLSGSMCNRFTGQGKLSEGELKAKDLAMTRMMCADAQRNELDNILSTMLSKGAQVDLTGDQLTLATAEQTLVYRLSDLMN is encoded by the coding sequence ATGAACAAGACCATTTTGCTGTTGGCAGCGGGAATGCTGTTGGCAGGTTGTGTTAACACCAGCAAAGTGACCGTCAACGCGTCGCAGTTAGAGCATCATCGTTTCGTGCTGGAAAGCGTGAACGGCAAGACTATCCCGGCAGGGAAAAATCCACCGGAACTGAGTTTCGGTGAGAAAATGCACCTCTCCGGCAGCATGTGCAACCGTTTTACCGGTCAGGGAAAACTGTCCGAGGGTGAACTGAAAGCGAAAGATCTGGCGATGACGCGCATGATGTGCGCGGATGCACAGCGTAATGAGCTGGATAACATTCTGAGCACTATGCTCAGCAAAGGGGCACAAGTCGACCTGACCGGCGACCAGTTAACACTGGCAACGGCTGAGCAAACGCTGGTATACAGACTGTCTGATCTGATGAATTAG
- a CDS encoding 2-hydroxyacid dehydrogenase produces the protein MKIAVYSTKQYDKKYLQEVNNAYGFELEFFDFLLTEKTAKTANGCEAVCIFVNDDGSRPVLEELKKHGVKYIALRCAGFNNVDLDAAKALGLRVVRVPAYSPEAVAEHAIGMMMTLNRRIHRAYQRTRDANFSLEGLTGFTMYGKTAGIIGTGKIGVAALRILKGFGMRLLAFDPYPSAAALDIGVEYVDLPTLFSESDVISLHCPLTPENYHLLNPTAFEQMKDGVMVINTSRGGLIDSQAAIEALKTQKIGALGMDVYENERDLFFEDKSNDVIQDDVFRRLSACHNVLFTGHQAFLTAEALTSISETTLENLRQIESGDTCPNALV, from the coding sequence ATGAAAATCGCCGTTTACAGCACAAAGCAATACGATAAAAAGTATTTGCAAGAGGTTAATAATGCATATGGCTTTGAACTCGAGTTTTTCGACTTCCTGCTCACCGAAAAAACCGCGAAAACGGCAAACGGTTGTGAGGCCGTGTGCATCTTCGTCAATGATGACGGCAGCCGTCCGGTGCTGGAGGAACTGAAAAAGCATGGCGTGAAATATATCGCGCTGCGTTGCGCCGGGTTTAATAACGTCGATCTCGATGCGGCGAAAGCGCTTGGTCTGCGCGTAGTGCGCGTTCCGGCCTACTCGCCAGAGGCCGTGGCTGAGCACGCTATTGGCATGATGATGACGCTGAACCGCCGCATTCATCGCGCTTATCAGCGTACCCGTGACGCCAACTTCTCCCTTGAAGGGCTGACCGGCTTCACCATGTACGGCAAAACCGCCGGGATCATCGGCACCGGGAAAATCGGCGTCGCCGCCCTGCGGATCCTCAAAGGCTTCGGCATGCGCCTGCTGGCGTTTGATCCCTACCCGAGCGCCGCTGCACTGGACATCGGTGTGGAATACGTTGACCTGCCGACGCTGTTTTCCGAGTCAGACGTCATTTCGCTCCACTGCCCGCTGACACCGGAAAATTATCACCTGCTGAACCCGACAGCATTCGAACAAATGAAAGACGGCGTGATGGTGATCAACACCAGCCGCGGTGGACTGATCGATTCCCAGGCAGCGATCGAAGCACTGAAAACGCAGAAAATCGGCGCGTTGGGAATGGACGTGTATGAGAACGAACGCGACCTGTTCTTCGAAGACAAGTCCAATGACGTGATCCAGGATGATGTTTTCCGCCGTTTGTCAGCCTGTCACAACGTGCTGTTTACCGGTCATCAGGCCTTCCTGACCGCCGAGGCGCTGACCAGCATTTCAGAAACCACGCTGGAAAACCTGCGCCAGATTGAAAGCGGCGACACCTGCCCGAACGCGCTGGTATAA
- the leuE gene encoding leucine efflux protein LeuE, producing MFAEFGVLSYWTYLIGAIFIILVPGPNTFFVLKTGVAHGIRKGYLAALGVFIGDAVLMFLAYAGVATLIKTTPVLFNIVRYLGAMYLLWLGGKMLYATLTQRDKHMSDGTEPGSAILKRALVLSLTNPKAILFYVSFFVQFIDVNAASPGIAFFILALTLELVSFTYLSFLIVSGSFVTRYVKTKKKLAKIGNSLIGLVFVGFAARLATLQS from the coding sequence GTGTTTGCGGAGTTTGGCGTTTTAAGCTACTGGACCTACCTGATTGGCGCGATTTTCATCATTCTGGTTCCCGGACCGAATACCTTCTTTGTTCTCAAGACCGGCGTGGCTCACGGGATCCGAAAAGGCTATCTGGCGGCGCTGGGCGTCTTTATTGGTGATGCCGTGTTAATGTTCCTCGCTTACGCGGGCGTCGCGACGCTTATCAAAACCACGCCGGTGCTGTTTAACATCGTCCGTTATCTTGGTGCCATGTACCTGCTGTGGCTCGGCGGCAAAATGCTCTACGCTACGCTGACTCAGCGCGACAAGCACATGTCTGACGGCACGGAGCCGGGCAGCGCTATCCTCAAGCGCGCGCTGGTGCTCAGCCTGACCAACCCGAAAGCGATTCTGTTTTACGTCTCGTTCTTCGTGCAGTTTATTGATGTCAACGCCGCCAGCCCTGGCATTGCGTTCTTCATTCTCGCCCTGACGCTGGAGCTGGTGAGTTTCACCTATCTGAGCTTCCTGATCGTCTCCGGCTCCTTCGTAACACGCTACGTAAAAACCAAAAAGAAACTGGCAAAAATCGGCAACAGCCTTATTGGCCTGGTGTTCGTCGGTTTCGCCGCGCGTCTGGCGACGCTTCAGTCCTGA
- a CDS encoding YdbH family protein has translation MKGRYKAAIALLVIFFILPLALLLTLTRWVPTLAGIWLPAGTRIALDDSPRLTRSAIKIPSLRYLVGDCELARLSGAEITHPSRWQLHIASLDVDSVCLSKLPESEATPGAPRTLAEWQSMLPNSWLSIDRLTLSPWQQWQGKLSVALTPAVQDITYQGEAVSLRARLKGQTLTVSEFEAKMVEGQPPVKLVGDFTLPLVPDGLPVSGHLYSSFEVPQGPGLVDAELLWEKNRGQLIVTASGDPDPLLDLPWEITGHLATISDGRWRWPYQEQPLSGRVALKAEQWQQGPDTMQISGRLNVLTQGDAGKGNAVLTFGPGKLSMNNSAMPMQLTGEAKQGDLIFYAKLPAALSGPLSSPQLAFEPGALLRSRGRVIDSLNIDEIRWPLAGVRVTQQGVDGRLQAILRAHEQEMGDFTLHLDGQADNFLPDNGTWQWRYWGDGNFTPMQARWDVAGTGMWHDSAIVLKTLSTGFDKLEYGTMRVSQPRLTLDEPIEWQRDEQHPKFTGALSFDAGQTTFTGGSVLPPSTLKFSVTGRDPTYFLFKGDLHADRIGPIRLHGRWDGERLRGEAWWPKQSLTVFQPLVPPEMKMTLREGELYAQVAFSAAAGQGFEAGGHGVLKGGSAWMPDNEINGVDFVLPFRFSEGTWQLGTRRPVSLRIAEIVNQVTAKNLTADLQGSYPWSEENPLLLSNVSVDILGGQLTMQQLRMPQHDAALLRLQNISTSELISAVNPKQFAMSGPVNGALPLWLNNEKWIIKDGWLTNPSAMTLRIDKDTADAVVKDNIAAGAAINWLRYMEISRSWTRINLDNLGLLTLTATITGISHVEGKSNTVHLNYTHEENVFDLWRSLRFGDNLQAWLEQNAALPALRCAGGKECKEQQ, from the coding sequence ATGAAGGGTCGCTATAAAGCCGCCATTGCGCTGCTGGTGATTTTTTTTATTCTCCCCCTGGCGCTGCTGTTAACGTTGACGCGCTGGGTGCCTACGCTTGCGGGGATCTGGCTGCCGGCCGGTACCCGCATCGCGCTGGATGACAGCCCGCGTCTGACCCGTTCAGCCATCAAAATCCCCAGCCTGCGCTATCTGGTCGGCGACTGCGAGCTGGCGCGCCTGTCGGGCGCAGAAATCACTCATCCCAGCCGCTGGCAACTGCATATCGCCTCATTAGATGTGGATTCCGTCTGCCTGAGCAAACTGCCGGAAAGCGAGGCGACGCCCGGTGCGCCGCGAACGCTGGCGGAGTGGCAGTCAATGCTGCCCAATAGCTGGTTATCCATTGATCGTCTGACGCTTTCTCCCTGGCAGCAGTGGCAAGGGAAACTGAGTGTCGCCTTAACGCCCGCGGTTCAGGACATCACTTATCAGGGCGAGGCGGTATCATTACGGGCGCGCCTGAAGGGGCAGACGCTGACCGTCAGCGAATTCGAAGCAAAAATGGTGGAAGGGCAGCCGCCGGTGAAGCTGGTAGGAGATTTCACCCTGCCGCTGGTGCCGGACGGCTTACCGGTCTCCGGTCATCTTTATTCCTCGTTTGAGGTGCCGCAAGGGCCGGGGCTGGTGGATGCAGAACTGCTCTGGGAGAAGAACCGCGGGCAGCTTATCGTCACCGCCAGCGGCGATCCCGATCCGCTGCTCGATCTCCCCTGGGAAATCACCGGGCATCTGGCGACCATCAGCGACGGCCGCTGGCGCTGGCCATATCAGGAGCAACCACTGAGTGGCCGCGTGGCGCTGAAGGCAGAGCAGTGGCAGCAGGGCCCCGACACGATGCAAATCAGTGGTCGTCTTAACGTGTTGACGCAAGGCGATGCGGGTAAGGGCAACGCCGTCCTGACCTTTGGCCCGGGAAAACTGAGCATGAACAACAGCGCCATGCCAATGCAACTCACCGGTGAAGCCAAACAGGGCGATCTCATTTTTTACGCGAAGCTTCCCGCAGCGCTCAGTGGTCCGTTGAGTTCCCCGCAACTGGCGTTTGAACCGGGCGCGTTATTGCGCTCGCGCGGGCGTGTGATTGATTCGCTGAATATTGATGAAATCCGCTGGCCGCTGGCGGGCGTCAGGGTCACGCAACAGGGTGTTGACGGGCGGTTACAGGCTATTCTGCGGGCGCACGAACAGGAGATGGGGGACTTCACCCTGCATCTGGATGGCCAGGCAGATAACTTCCTGCCGGACAACGGCACCTGGCAGTGGCGTTACTGGGGCGACGGCAATTTCACACCGATGCAGGCACGCTGGGACGTTGCCGGAACCGGCATGTGGCACGACAGCGCCATCGTGCTGAAGACACTTTCCACCGGTTTTGACAAGCTGGAATATGGCACTATGCGGGTCAGTCAGCCACGCCTGACGCTTGATGAACCCATTGAGTGGCAGCGCGACGAGCAGCATCCCAAATTTACCGGTGCGTTGTCATTTGATGCCGGGCAGACCACCTTCACCGGCGGCAGCGTATTGCCGCCATCGACGCTAAAATTCAGTGTGACCGGGCGCGACCCAACGTATTTCCTGTTTAAAGGCGATCTCCATGCCGACAGGATTGGCCCGATCCGCCTGCACGGGCGCTGGGATGGCGAACGCTTGCGCGGCGAAGCCTGGTGGCCGAAACAATCCCTGACGGTTTTTCAGCCGCTGGTGCCGCCGGAAATGAAAATGACCCTGCGTGAAGGGGAACTGTATGCGCAGGTCGCATTCTCTGCCGCGGCTGGTCAGGGCTTTGAAGCCGGCGGTCATGGCGTGCTGAAGGGCGGCAGCGCCTGGATGCCGGATAACGAAATCAACGGTGTCGATTTTGTGCTGCCATTCCGTTTCAGCGAGGGCACCTGGCAACTCGGTACGCGTCGGCCGGTGTCGCTGCGCATCGCTGAAATCGTCAACCAGGTCACCGCGAAAAACCTGACGGCGGATCTGCAGGGCAGCTATCCATGGAGTGAGGAAAATCCGTTATTACTGAGCAATGTTAGCGTCGATATTCTCGGTGGACAACTCACCATGCAACAATTGCGAATGCCGCAACACGATGCGGCGCTGCTACGCCTGCAGAACATCTCCACCAGTGAACTGATTAGCGCCGTGAATCCGAAGCAGTTTGCCATGTCCGGCCCGGTCAACGGTGCGTTGCCATTGTGGCTGAACAATGAAAAATGGATTATTAAAGATGGCTGGCTGACGAATCCATCGGCAATGACGTTACGCATCGATAAAGACACCGCCGATGCCGTGGTGAAAGATAACATCGCTGCTGGCGCCGCTATCAACTGGCTGCGCTATATGGAAATTTCCCGCTCGTGGACCCGTATCAATTTAGATAATCTGGGGTTGTTAACCCTCACGGCGACGATCACCGGCATCAGCCATGTGGAAGGGAAAAGCAATACGGTACACCTGAACTATACCCATGAAGAAAATGTCTTCGACCTGTGGCGCAGCCTGCGTTTTGGCGACAATTTACAGGCGTGGCTTGAACAAAATGCGGCGCTACCCGCGCTACGCTGCGCAGGCGGCAAGGAATGTAAGGAGCAACAATAA
- a CDS encoding YnbE family lipoprotein: MLTVLLCAAAAMMLAACTPRIEVAAPKEPITINMNVKIEHEIHIKVDKDVENLLKSRSDLF, encoded by the coding sequence ATGTTAACCGTCCTGCTGTGCGCAGCGGCGGCCATGATGCTGGCAGCCTGCACACCGCGTATTGAAGTCGCCGCGCCAAAGGAGCCGATTACCATCAATATGAATGTCAAAATTGAGCATGAGATCCATATCAAGGTGGATAAGGACGTTGAAAACCTGCTGAAATCGCGCAGCGATCTGTTCTGA
- a CDS encoding YdbL family protein, with product MKKFLLATLISLSLMSTSVLALTLTEARQQGRVGETLNGYLAPIAQDKETLALVKNINDARSESYQQLADSNNLPVDEVAKMAGKKLVARAQPGEYVKGLNGKWLKK from the coding sequence ATGAAAAAATTTCTGCTGGCAACACTGATTAGCCTGAGCCTGATGAGCACCTCCGTACTGGCGCTGACCCTCACCGAGGCGCGGCAGCAGGGGCGCGTGGGCGAAACCCTGAACGGTTATCTGGCGCCGATCGCCCAGGATAAAGAGACCCTGGCGCTGGTGAAAAACATTAACGATGCCCGTAGCGAAAGCTATCAACAACTGGCGGACAGCAATAATCTGCCGGTCGATGAAGTGGCGAAAATGGCCGGGAAAAAACTGGTCGCCCGCGCGCAGCCTGGCGAGTACGTAAAAGGGCTTAATGGTAAGTGGCTGAAGAAATAA
- the feaR gene encoding transcriptional regulator FeaR — protein sequence MTQADDKESYRAWLAKVNQLCGNFAARPLDGKFYGEIESGYARGLKLSTVTTRGVNLYRSQEEIRRGNDTWFYTVFQLEGQAVMEQDDRQVILEAGDITLIDAARPCSFYWQQTSRQVSLLLPRQKLEQQTRLRTISNATRLAKTLPMVQLSHRLLQESMTSPGMNENESEAALEAIICLLRPVLYQQDAIPTRRDRQYQKIMALIDEYIQSEQLRPEWLASETGMSVRSLYRMFADKGLVVAQYIKNRRLDLCAQALRNAHDDEKLAGIGYRWGFTDHSHFSTAFKQRFGLSPGEYRKRYR from the coding sequence ATGACGCAGGCAGACGACAAAGAGAGTTATCGGGCATGGCTGGCGAAGGTCAACCAGCTATGTGGAAACTTTGCCGCACGTCCGCTGGACGGAAAGTTTTACGGTGAGATCGAATCCGGATATGCGCGGGGGTTAAAACTGAGCACTGTGACCACTCGCGGGGTGAATCTGTACCGTTCGCAGGAGGAGATCAGGCGCGGTAATGACACCTGGTTTTATACCGTGTTTCAGCTCGAAGGACAGGCAGTAATGGAGCAGGATGACCGGCAGGTGATCCTCGAAGCCGGTGATATCACGCTTATCGACGCCGCGCGCCCCTGCTCTTTTTACTGGCAGCAAACGTCGCGCCAGGTCTCGCTGTTATTGCCGCGCCAGAAGCTGGAACAACAGACGCGTCTGAGAACAATCAGCAACGCAACGCGGCTGGCGAAAACCCTGCCGATGGTGCAACTGAGCCACCGTCTGTTGCAGGAAAGCATGACCAGCCCGGGAATGAATGAGAATGAAAGCGAGGCAGCGCTGGAAGCCATCATCTGCCTGTTGCGTCCGGTACTGTATCAACAGGACGCCATACCCACGCGTCGCGATCGTCAATATCAGAAAATCATGGCGCTGATTGATGAATACATTCAGTCAGAGCAGTTGCGCCCGGAATGGCTGGCCAGTGAAACCGGCATGTCGGTACGCAGTTTGTACCGGATGTTCGCAGATAAAGGGCTGGTGGTGGCGCAGTACATTAAAAATCGTCGTCTCGACCTCTGCGCGCAGGCGCTGCGCAATGCGCATGATGATGAAAAACTGGCGGGAATTGGTTACCGCTGGGGCTTTACCGACCACAGCCATTTTTCAACGGCGTTTAAGCAGCGTTTCGGGTTATCGCCGGGGGAATACCGCAAGCGCTACCGGTAA